Proteins encoded by one window of Chondromyces crocatus:
- a CDS encoding tyrosine/phenylalanine carboxypeptidase domain-containing protein — translation MSRASIPGWVPTADRALADAAARVRVVGLTTPINLHEELEKLQASWERVGATMPRFVYAPPPSMSGIRAGLVRAAEVLSKEGALGSIYAARAQELEAEAAICEAAGSASCWAAARRRYARRDGFDGAADAVVSVWLGGGGASWERGEEGHDEREREGGGAGAWGAEEAWSDDEKAPGSLVSRMRQEVGARRIPFRVIVLSIAPLAATGDGVIQVAARRRVRREDVERTVLHEVEGHAMPGARAATMPLGIFTVGTRWGSDDQEGRALWIEKGAGFLGERRKRELGLRHLAARSVEAGADFVETAQRLLSTGRTDVGDALRIAARVHRGGGLAREVVYVPALLRVEAALSAQPALDEVLGAGRVSVEAAEVLAAWLPR, via the coding sequence ATGAGCCGAGCTTCGATCCCGGGGTGGGTCCCCACCGCCGATCGGGCGCTCGCAGACGCGGCAGCGCGCGTCCGCGTCGTGGGGCTGACGACGCCGATCAACCTGCACGAGGAGCTGGAGAAGCTTCAGGCGAGCTGGGAGCGGGTGGGCGCGACGATGCCACGCTTCGTGTACGCGCCGCCGCCCTCGATGAGCGGGATCCGAGCGGGGCTCGTGCGCGCGGCAGAGGTGCTGTCGAAGGAGGGGGCGCTGGGGTCGATCTACGCGGCGCGGGCGCAAGAGCTGGAGGCAGAGGCCGCGATCTGCGAGGCCGCCGGGAGCGCGTCGTGCTGGGCTGCGGCGCGGCGGAGGTATGCGCGGCGGGACGGGTTCGATGGGGCCGCGGATGCGGTGGTGTCCGTGTGGTTGGGCGGTGGTGGCGCGTCATGGGAGAGGGGCGAGGAGGGGCACGACGAGAGGGAGCGCGAGGGCGGCGGAGCAGGAGCGTGGGGCGCCGAAGAGGCGTGGAGCGACGACGAGAAGGCGCCTGGCTCGCTGGTGTCGCGGATGCGGCAGGAGGTGGGGGCGCGCCGGATCCCGTTCCGGGTGATCGTGCTGAGCATCGCGCCGCTCGCGGCCACGGGGGATGGGGTGATCCAGGTGGCTGCACGTCGGCGGGTGCGTCGGGAGGACGTGGAGCGCACCGTGCTGCACGAAGTCGAGGGACACGCGATGCCCGGGGCGCGCGCGGCGACGATGCCGCTCGGGATCTTCACGGTCGGGACGCGCTGGGGGTCGGACGATCAAGAGGGCCGGGCGCTGTGGATCGAGAAGGGGGCGGGGTTCCTGGGGGAGCGGCGAAAGCGGGAGCTGGGGCTGCGGCATCTGGCAGCGCGCAGCGTGGAAGCGGGGGCCGATTTCGTGGAGACGGCGCAGCGTCTGCTGTCCACGGGGCGGACGGACGTCGGTGACGCGCTGCGGATCGCGGCGCGCGTGCACCGCGGGGGGGGGCTCGCACGGGAGGTGGTGTACGTGCCCGCGCTTCTGCGCGTGGAAGCGGCGCTCTCGGCGCAGCCCGCGCTGGACGAGGTGCTCGGGGCGGGACGGGTGTCTGTGGAGGCGGCCGAGGTCCTGGCGGCGTGGCTTCCGCGATGA
- a CDS encoding RecQ family ATP-dependent DNA helicase, with amino-acid sequence MHSPPQGLLSGASRPDRTASRRLAPALDLDALLQERFGIPSFRPWQREAIDALLGEDRRVLLVAPTGGGKSLCYQLPAVALDGTALVLSPLISLMEDQVRALESRGVPATFFASTLPREEITRRFSALRRGAYKLVYAAPERLAFDGFLEALQASRLSLVAIDEAHCIVQWGHDFRPEYLRIGDALRRLAPSRVLACTATATREARDEIIRRLGWSVPGAEDAPSDLAGPSSQASPATARDAPRIILRGFARPNLHLEVRGVDGPRDAARWTARTLTSALGRPRTPKGAGIVYAATRKGTEKLATALRADGWNAEAYHAGLPPEVRARISTAFADRELHLVVATNAFGMGIDRADVRVVVHAQPPSSIEAYYQEVGRAGRDGLPASGVLLFSPADIALRRRMCQLGPDGGEASPLDAARAWQLFRELLRYVDAWTCRHDFILRYFGDEAESLGGCGHCDVCEALVASTTADPEALERDNDIVRRALAGVARVKGAAGMQLIGSMLVGESNERLRRIGLDKLSTFGVLPARTHAEAMMVLRVLLANGWIDLTDSEYPVPLITPAGWRVMRAEVPTRVRLPLGLSRRAIRPRVARAERRAEVALVADARHPLHPAQPEPAPRRRKRRTSTNDAPDDTLEAPDDALDTLDDADATPNPPDEPRSKAPSKASHRAPASSALQRSSGERTVERLQENTDDALEERDQPLYAALREHRAELARARKVPPYVIAPDKTLRDVARIRPTSTDDLALARGMGPSRIAQYGEAVLSIVKAFSGR; translated from the coding sequence ATGCACTCTCCTCCTCAGGGTCTCTTGAGCGGCGCATCGCGGCCAGACCGGACCGCGTCCAGGCGCCTCGCACCCGCCCTGGATCTCGACGCCCTCTTGCAGGAGCGCTTCGGCATCCCCTCGTTTCGCCCCTGGCAACGCGAGGCGATCGACGCCTTGCTCGGGGAGGACCGGCGCGTGCTCCTCGTCGCGCCCACGGGCGGCGGAAAGTCCCTCTGCTACCAGCTCCCCGCCGTCGCGCTCGACGGCACGGCCCTCGTCCTTTCGCCGCTCATCTCCCTCATGGAAGACCAGGTGCGCGCCCTCGAGAGCCGCGGCGTGCCCGCCACCTTCTTCGCCTCCACCCTGCCGCGCGAAGAGATCACCCGGCGCTTCTCCGCCCTCCGCCGCGGCGCCTACAAGCTCGTGTACGCCGCCCCCGAGCGCCTCGCCTTCGACGGCTTCCTGGAGGCCCTCCAGGCCAGCCGCCTGTCGCTCGTCGCCATCGATGAAGCCCACTGCATCGTGCAGTGGGGCCACGACTTCCGGCCCGAGTACCTGCGCATCGGCGATGCACTTCGGCGCCTCGCCCCCTCCCGCGTCCTCGCATGCACCGCCACGGCCACACGCGAAGCGCGCGACGAGATCATCCGGCGCCTCGGCTGGTCCGTGCCCGGCGCCGAAGACGCGCCCTCGGATCTCGCCGGTCCCAGCTCCCAGGCCTCCCCCGCCACCGCGCGCGATGCCCCCCGCATCATCCTGCGCGGCTTCGCTCGGCCGAACCTCCACCTCGAAGTCCGCGGCGTCGACGGCCCGCGCGACGCTGCTCGCTGGACCGCGCGCACGCTCACCAGCGCGCTGGGCCGTCCCCGCACCCCCAAGGGCGCTGGCATCGTCTACGCCGCCACCCGCAAGGGCACCGAGAAGCTCGCCACCGCCCTCCGCGCCGACGGCTGGAACGCCGAGGCCTACCATGCAGGCCTCCCGCCCGAGGTCCGCGCGCGCATCTCGACCGCCTTCGCCGACCGCGAGCTCCACCTCGTCGTCGCCACCAACGCGTTCGGCATGGGCATCGACCGCGCCGACGTCCGCGTCGTGGTCCACGCCCAGCCCCCCTCCTCGATCGAGGCGTACTATCAGGAGGTCGGGCGCGCTGGACGTGACGGCCTCCCGGCCTCGGGCGTGCTCCTCTTCTCCCCTGCGGACATCGCCCTCCGGCGCCGCATGTGCCAGCTCGGCCCCGACGGCGGCGAAGCCTCACCTCTGGATGCCGCGCGCGCCTGGCAGCTCTTTCGCGAACTCCTCCGCTACGTCGACGCCTGGACCTGCCGCCATGACTTCATCCTCCGCTACTTCGGCGACGAGGCCGAGTCGCTCGGCGGCTGCGGCCACTGCGACGTCTGCGAGGCCCTCGTTGCGTCGACCACCGCCGATCCCGAAGCGCTGGAGCGCGACAACGACATCGTGCGCCGCGCCCTCGCTGGCGTCGCCCGCGTGAAAGGCGCCGCGGGCATGCAGCTCATCGGCTCGATGCTGGTCGGCGAGTCGAACGAACGGCTGAGGCGCATCGGCCTCGACAAGCTCTCCACGTTCGGCGTCCTCCCGGCGAGGACCCACGCCGAGGCGATGATGGTCCTGCGCGTCCTCCTGGCCAACGGCTGGATCGACCTCACGGACAGCGAGTATCCCGTCCCCCTGATCACCCCCGCCGGATGGCGCGTGATGCGCGCCGAGGTGCCGACCCGCGTCCGCCTCCCTCTCGGTCTGTCCCGCCGCGCGATCCGGCCTCGCGTCGCCCGCGCCGAGCGCCGCGCCGAGGTCGCGCTCGTGGCCGACGCCCGCCACCCCCTGCATCCTGCGCAGCCTGAGCCCGCCCCTCGGCGACGCAAGCGCCGCACCTCCACCAACGACGCGCCCGACGACACCCTCGAGGCTCCCGACGACGCCCTCGATACGCTCGATGACGCCGACGCCACCCCCAACCCACCCGACGAGCCACGCAGCAAGGCGCCCAGCAAGGCATCCCACAGAGCGCCGGCGTCTTCTGCCCTTCAGCGATCCAGCGGGGAGCGCACCGTCGAGCGACTCCAGGAGAACACCGACGATGCCCTGGAGGAACGCGACCAGCCCCTCTATGCGGCCCTGCGCGAGCACCGCGCCGAACTCGCGCGAGCCCGCAAGGTCCCCCCTTACGTGATCGCCCCCGACAAGACGCTTCGCGATGTCGCCCGCATCCGGCCCACTTCCACCGATGATCTCGCGCTCGCACGGGGCATGGGGCCGTCGAGAATCGCGCAGTACGGAGAAGCCGTCCTGAGCATCGTGAAGGCCTTCAGCGGTAGGTAG
- a CDS encoding PAS domain-containing sensor histidine kinase: MQIPAALSIQRGPEHVYELCNPLFCQLVGRNLAGKSFLEAAPDVITPGLAEVLDRVYATGEPFVGREVRLLRQHGEGEPVEERFLDGVVQPIRDEDGTVRGVMTFAFDVSEEVWARCRAERLAAENARLLEVAEQERERAEEASRAKDVFLATISHELRTPLTAIVGWTRLLRDGVLPADKHSRALDIVDRNAQALGRLVEDLVDSSRISSGKLRIERRLAQLAPIVEAALEAVRPLAETKGVRLEQSLVSGVEADIDPARILQVVWNLTTNAVKFTPTGGVVRVVLDAEEQELEIRVEDTGQGITADLLPHVFEPFRQGPVEPTPRGGLGLGLAIARHLVELHGGRIQVESAGAGCGAHFSVILPAIERDVASASVGPACVAATGSG, encoded by the coding sequence ATGCAGATCCCGGCGGCGTTGAGCATCCAGCGAGGGCCGGAGCACGTCTACGAACTCTGCAACCCGCTCTTCTGTCAGCTCGTGGGTCGGAACCTGGCAGGCAAATCGTTCCTGGAGGCGGCGCCGGACGTGATCACCCCGGGGCTCGCCGAGGTGCTCGATCGCGTCTACGCGACGGGGGAGCCGTTCGTCGGCCGCGAGGTGCGGCTTTTGCGTCAGCACGGGGAGGGGGAGCCTGTGGAAGAGCGCTTTTTAGACGGGGTGGTTCAGCCCATCCGCGACGAGGATGGGACGGTGCGGGGGGTGATGACGTTCGCCTTCGACGTCTCGGAGGAGGTCTGGGCGCGCTGCCGTGCCGAACGGCTGGCCGCGGAGAACGCGCGGTTGCTGGAGGTGGCGGAGCAAGAACGGGAGCGGGCCGAGGAGGCGAGCCGCGCGAAGGACGTGTTCCTGGCGACGATCTCGCACGAGCTGCGGACGCCGCTGACCGCGATCGTCGGCTGGACGCGGTTACTGCGTGACGGCGTGCTCCCGGCCGACAAGCACAGTCGCGCGCTGGACATCGTGGATCGCAACGCGCAAGCGCTGGGGCGGCTGGTGGAGGATCTGGTGGACTCGAGCCGGATCTCCTCGGGCAAGCTGCGGATCGAGCGGCGTCTGGCGCAGCTCGCGCCCATCGTCGAGGCGGCGCTGGAGGCAGTGCGTCCGCTGGCGGAGACGAAGGGCGTGCGGCTGGAGCAGTCGCTGGTCTCCGGGGTGGAGGCGGACATCGATCCGGCGAGGATCCTGCAGGTGGTCTGGAACCTGACGACGAACGCCGTCAAGTTCACGCCGACGGGAGGCGTGGTGCGGGTGGTGCTCGACGCGGAGGAGCAAGAGCTGGAGATCCGCGTCGAGGACACCGGGCAGGGCATCACGGCGGATCTGTTGCCGCACGTGTTCGAGCCGTTCCGGCAGGGGCCTGTGGAGCCAACCCCTCGTGGTGGGCTCGGGCTCGGCCTGGCCATCGCGAGGCACCTGGTCGAGCTGCACGGGGGTCGGATCCAGGTGGAGAGCGCCGGTGCGGGGTGCGGGGCGCACTTCTCGGTCATCCTGCCAGCGATAGAGCGTGACGTGGCGTCCGCTTCGGTGGGCCCCGCGTGCGTGGCAGCGACCGGCTCGGGGTGA